The following are from one region of the Archangium lipolyticum genome:
- a CDS encoding DUF3396 domain-containing protein has translation MRIVFFVPHDHFDIAAGVSHALDSYLRAVKGGPSALVEYTCCDWEPSKLGDRGWELIRDTLNPKERRYFDDYDEDEASQPEKAGAEPYFGIYGEQDSGFSFTYHARIPWREAPASSASVLRATLPTEYLEEKGAGVVHTLALDMASRLPFASGHAGLALDVAYPSLDRLDILRPLLVRHPGFDIRDAGIRDELGTQVDGVHWMNFFGLPVLSALGGAAGLRARLQFPSTEVRELDGERVLVTLGPEPEAGDLTHGQLLPAYRELAKVLEPWLEPFPWGFLRSQGRANDEEELRRWWRRFLD, from the coding sequence GTGCGCATCGTCTTTTTCGTGCCACACGACCACTTCGACATCGCGGCGGGGGTGTCTCATGCCCTCGACAGTTACTTGCGCGCCGTGAAGGGTGGCCCGAGCGCCTTGGTTGAATACACCTGCTGCGACTGGGAGCCGTCCAAGCTCGGTGACAGGGGGTGGGAGCTCATTCGGGACACCCTGAACCCGAAAGAGCGCAGGTACTTCGACGACTACGACGAGGATGAGGCTTCTCAGCCAGAGAAGGCCGGGGCGGAGCCCTACTTTGGCATCTACGGTGAACAGGACAGTGGCTTCTCGTTCACCTACCACGCTCGAATTCCCTGGCGCGAAGCCCCTGCCAGCAGCGCAAGCGTCCTACGCGCCACCCTGCCAACGGAGTACCTCGAGGAGAAGGGGGCCGGGGTCGTGCATACGCTCGCTCTCGACATGGCCTCCCGGCTCCCTTTCGCCTCCGGCCATGCGGGGCTTGCCCTCGATGTCGCGTACCCCAGTCTGGACCGGCTCGACATCCTGCGCCCGCTACTGGTCCGTCATCCCGGCTTCGATATTCGCGACGCCGGCATTCGCGACGAGCTGGGCACCCAGGTGGATGGCGTCCACTGGATGAATTTCTTCGGCCTGCCGGTGCTCAGCGCTCTGGGGGGCGCAGCGGGCCTTCGCGCGAGGCTCCAGTTCCCGTCCACTGAAGTGCGGGAACTGGATGGCGAGCGCGTTCTGGTGACCCTGGGACCAGAGCCCGAGGCGGGAGACCTGACGCACGGCCAGCTCCTTCCCGCGTATCGCGAGCTCGCGAAGGTACTGGAGCCCTGGCTGGAGCCATTCCCTTGGGGGTTTCTCCGCAGCCAGGGCCGGGCCAACGACGAGGAGGAGCTACGTCGTTGGTGGAGGCGTTTCCTCGACTGA
- a CDS encoding transporter, whose product MWKSLSLALPLVAGLLVPTAGLACATCSCGDPTLTSMGTEQPFAGRLRLATQLRAWSQTTGQQAIDAVSLRELRMDVSVAYAPVPWLFLSATLPLQARTVQDVSLARETAWGLGDVEVGAKVFVFRDRDFSPDNLFGILVGTRLPTSPTQRDAAGRPLSLDAQLGTASVDPFLGLAWSGFRSDWSFLASATGYLPTRGREGFRAGASLRTTLATQFQPSPRWALRLAVDSRLEGPSDTLGVKDPVGSGFVAFLSPDVLLSPTTDVVVQLGVRVPFFNRLRGNVHQTPILQASIAYDL is encoded by the coding sequence ATGTGGAAGTCCCTCTCCCTCGCCCTCCCGCTCGTGGCCGGCCTCCTCGTTCCCACCGCGGGGCTCGCCTGCGCCACCTGCTCCTGTGGCGATCCGACCCTCACCTCCATGGGCACCGAGCAGCCCTTCGCCGGCCGCCTTCGGCTCGCCACCCAGCTGCGCGCCTGGAGCCAGACGACCGGCCAGCAGGCCATTGACGCCGTCTCCTTGCGCGAGCTGCGCATGGACGTCTCCGTGGCCTACGCCCCCGTCCCCTGGCTCTTCCTGTCCGCCACCCTGCCCCTCCAGGCCCGGACCGTGCAGGACGTCAGCCTCGCGCGCGAGACGGCCTGGGGGCTCGGGGACGTGGAGGTCGGCGCCAAGGTCTTCGTCTTCCGCGATCGCGATTTCTCGCCGGACAACCTCTTCGGAATCCTCGTGGGCACCCGCCTCCCTACCTCGCCCACGCAGCGCGATGCGGCGGGGCGCCCCCTATCGCTCGATGCGCAGCTCGGCACGGCCTCCGTGGACCCGTTCCTCGGGCTGGCCTGGTCCGGCTTCCGCTCCGACTGGTCCTTCCTCGCCAGTGCCACTGGCTATCTCCCCACCCGAGGACGCGAGGGCTTCCGCGCCGGAGCCTCCCTCCGCACCACACTGGCCACCCAATTCCAGCCGAGCCCACGCTGGGCCCTGCGTCTCGCCGTGGACAGCCGACTCGAGGGCCCCAGTGACACCCTCGGCGTGAAGGATCCCGTGGGCAGCGGCTTCGTCGCCTTCCTCTCCCCGGACGTACTGCTCAGCCCGACCACCGACGTGGTGGTGCAGCTCGGCGTGCGCGTTCCCTTCTTCAACCGCCTGCGCGGCAACGTCCACCAGACGCCCATCCTCCAGGCCTCCATCGCCTACGACCTATGA
- a CDS encoding ABC transporter permease, protein MQASLLRYRALEARHAIGWALFVSLVVGVGVVVLTGVLIPLLPAPVNAFMERAFLIRGLGAVILVNEYVGIYLLTFFAGASALMRALVEPRENRALEMLLSKPISRRAFLEARVGPILIASALVGLVMTLTTALVVRPYTGEGSSVSVAGTIGAGLVLTSLAVLLLAVLVIPLLVVRDAFQGLLIAFMLWMVPMIPTAVLLYRPDLFEGHERLRDLITLGPNLLWFDAAMPRLGLISVGVALVASWGALVLGARVFERTELR, encoded by the coding sequence ATGCAGGCCTCCCTCCTTCGCTACCGTGCCCTCGAGGCCCGCCACGCCATCGGGTGGGCGCTCTTCGTGTCCCTGGTCGTGGGCGTCGGCGTGGTCGTGCTGACGGGCGTGCTCATTCCGCTCCTGCCCGCTCCGGTCAATGCGTTCATGGAGCGCGCGTTCCTGATCCGCGGCCTCGGTGCCGTCATCCTGGTGAACGAGTACGTCGGCATCTACCTCCTGACCTTCTTCGCCGGGGCCTCGGCGCTGATGCGGGCCCTCGTCGAGCCTCGGGAGAACCGGGCGCTCGAGATGCTGCTCAGCAAGCCCATCTCCCGCCGCGCCTTCCTGGAGGCACGGGTGGGACCGATCCTGATTGCCTCCGCGCTCGTGGGGCTCGTGATGACCCTGACCACGGCGCTCGTCGTGCGGCCCTACACCGGCGAGGGCTCCTCCGTGAGCGTGGCGGGGACGATCGGGGCCGGGCTGGTCCTCACGTCCCTGGCGGTGCTGCTGCTCGCCGTGCTCGTCATCCCGCTGCTCGTGGTGCGCGACGCGTTCCAGGGGCTCCTCATCGCGTTCATGCTTTGGATGGTGCCGATGATCCCGACCGCGGTGCTGCTCTACCGCCCCGATCTGTTCGAGGGCCACGAGCGGCTGCGGGACCTGATCACCCTGGGGCCGAACCTCCTCTGGTTCGACGCGGCGATGCCCCGCCTCGGGCTGATCTCGGTGGGGGTGGCGCTCGTGGCCTCGTGGGGCGCGCTCGTGCTCGGTGCCCGCGTGTTCGAGCGCACGGAGCTGCGCTGA
- a CDS encoding ABC transporter permease: MKARLLWLDMCASLRERKTLLAAAMMVYAAFSIPFIAAKPPAHVLSALNGWFGTSDPFMIFLFVWTDLAMNKTIVILGVVLAGGLVIRERETGVLQVLLSKPVSPVAYFLVRTLSACGVMALLYVGGHLLAAPIVARTLPGFRPGLFFASMAVHLFAAFFAVCLSALVAVLVQRRSLAALVSLLVLFLLVGLAFIGFYNPAWREASLFNPITQGISVLGHVDDLSPGHVLGPIAILLGMNVALLALGALRVRHLEV, from the coding sequence ATGAAGGCGCGCCTGCTCTGGCTCGACATGTGTGCCTCGCTCCGCGAGCGGAAGACGCTGCTGGCGGCGGCCATGATGGTCTATGCGGCGTTCTCCATACCCTTCATCGCCGCGAAGCCGCCCGCTCACGTGCTGTCGGCCTTGAATGGGTGGTTCGGGACGTCCGACCCCTTCATGATCTTCCTCTTCGTGTGGACCGACCTGGCGATGAACAAGACCATCGTCATACTGGGCGTGGTGCTCGCGGGAGGCCTGGTCATCCGCGAGCGCGAGACGGGCGTGCTCCAGGTGCTGCTGTCCAAGCCCGTGTCACCCGTCGCGTACTTCCTGGTGCGCACGCTCTCCGCCTGCGGCGTCATGGCGCTGCTCTACGTCGGTGGCCACCTGCTGGCCGCGCCCATCGTCGCCCGCACCCTGCCGGGCTTTCGTCCGGGGCTGTTCTTCGCCTCGATGGCGGTGCACCTCTTCGCCGCGTTCTTCGCCGTCTGCCTCAGCGCCCTCGTGGCCGTGCTCGTCCAGAGGCGCTCGCTGGCGGCCCTGGTGAGCCTGCTGGTGCTCTTCCTGCTCGTGGGCCTGGCGTTCATCGGCTTCTACAACCCCGCCTGGCGCGAGGCCTCCCTCTTCAACCCCATCACCCAGGGCATCTCCGTGCTCGGTCACGTGGATGACCTGAGCCCCGGGCACGTGCTGGGACCCATCGCCATCCTGCTCGGCATGAACGTGGCCTTGCTCGCTCTCGGCGCCCTGCGCGTGCGCCACCTGGAGGTGTGA
- a CDS encoding ABC transporter ATP-binding protein, translating to MHAIEIDRLTRVYGSVRAVDGVSFHVEPGEIFGFMGHNGAGKTTTLRMLLGLTRPTSGSARVLGHDVVRESLEVRRQCGFLPASYALPAHMTPRQFLAYVAAMFGLEPEVSEPRIQSLLQLFGLEAAADRKLGGFSTGMTQKVGLAQALINEPRLLLLDEPTSGLDPLGRYELLEHLRRLSGERGVTVLFSSHILSDIETLCRRVAVLHRGQLVAFGPIEALKSEHRSTNMDELYLSLARRAA from the coding sequence ATGCATGCCATCGAGATTGATCGGCTGACCCGCGTCTACGGCTCCGTGCGAGCCGTGGACGGGGTGAGCTTCCACGTGGAGCCCGGGGAGATCTTCGGCTTCATGGGGCACAACGGCGCGGGGAAGACGACCACGCTCCGGATGCTGCTCGGGTTGACGCGCCCCACCTCGGGCAGCGCGCGGGTGCTCGGCCATGACGTGGTGCGCGAGAGCCTCGAGGTGCGCCGCCAATGTGGCTTCCTCCCCGCCAGCTACGCGCTCCCGGCCCACATGACGCCGCGCCAGTTCCTCGCCTACGTGGCCGCCATGTTCGGCCTCGAGCCCGAGGTCTCCGAGCCGCGCATCCAGTCGCTGCTCCAGCTCTTCGGGTTGGAGGCGGCGGCGGACCGGAAGCTCGGGGGCTTCTCCACCGGCATGACGCAGAAGGTGGGGCTCGCCCAGGCGCTCATCAACGAGCCCCGCCTGCTGCTGCTGGACGAGCCGACCTCGGGGTTGGATCCGCTCGGCCGCTACGAGCTGCTGGAGCACCTGCGCCGGCTCTCCGGTGAGCGCGGCGTCACCGTGCTCTTCTCCAGCCACATCCTGTCGGACATCGAGACGCTGTGCCGGCGCGTGGCGGTGCTGCACCGGGGTCAGCTCGTCGCCTTCGGACCCATCGAGGCGCTCAAGAGCGAGCACCGCTCCACGAACATGGACGAGCTCTACCTGTCGCTCGCGCGGAGGGCGGCATGA
- a CDS encoding TetR/AcrR family transcriptional regulator, protein MAVSTKPSEPAGRSSAEARRQRILQVAKSHFERFGFRRTRIEDIAREAGIAKGAVYLEFESKEVLLHAVIESLFEEIGRRYVAEVMPLESPRERLRATLRFSYRELARDALFERLLREDSDVAVLRSLAESGDNPRKADAQLEMLRGWVREGIERGELRADLDIEAVPFVFGVLRFLHYHTALATMGDRISRERLLDAVIDIFIAGLSAPGVSNKG, encoded by the coding sequence ATGGCCGTTTCCACCAAACCGTCCGAGCCCGCTGGCCGCTCGTCCGCCGAGGCCCGGCGCCAGCGCATCCTCCAGGTGGCCAAGAGCCACTTCGAGCGGTTCGGCTTCCGGCGCACCCGCATCGAGGACATCGCCCGCGAGGCCGGTATCGCCAAGGGCGCCGTGTACCTGGAGTTCGAGAGCAAGGAGGTCCTGCTCCACGCGGTCATCGAGTCCCTGTTCGAGGAGATAGGGCGCCGGTACGTCGCGGAGGTGATGCCGCTGGAGTCGCCCCGCGAGCGGCTGCGCGCCACGCTGCGCTTCTCCTACCGCGAGCTCGCCCGTGACGCCTTGTTCGAGCGGCTCTTGCGCGAGGATTCCGACGTGGCGGTGCTGCGCTCCCTGGCGGAGAGCGGAGACAATCCGCGCAAGGCGGATGCCCAGCTGGAGATGCTGCGCGGCTGGGTGCGCGAGGGCATCGAGCGGGGCGAGCTGCGCGCCGACCTGGACATCGAGGCGGTGCCCTTCGTCTTCGGCGTGCTGCGCTTCCTGCACTACCACACCGCGCTCGCCACGATGGGAGACCGCATCTCCCGCGAGCGGCTGCTCGACGCCGTCATCGACATCTTCATCGCGGGTCTCTCCGCGCCGGGTGTTTCCAACAAGGGGTGA